In Acaryochloris marina S15, a single genomic region encodes these proteins:
- a CDS encoding serine/threonine-protein kinase encodes MLTAGQVIQERYQLRQQLRAQPTRQTWLATDHRATPKPTSVIIKFLAFGRGMAWDEMKLFEREVQVLQQLDHPQIPQYIDSFHIQTPEPWLGLIEEYILGNNLQTLIDQGQRFSESDIYDLATQILEIFIYLHEQNPPILHRDIKPSNLILAPSQTVFLVDFGAVQNQLPQAGCSFTVVGTYGYTPIEQFGGQAVPASDLYSLGATLLHLLTGLAPAELAQSDMRLQFRDGHRPAFGHRLTLTNHLASWLEKMTAPALADRFKSARAAVLALTPLSARKIVPVPAEGPSTHRLQIDTDPEHLQVQIHPIWSSPLPRLKDLAGMTFLTLLGPLAIVVLALLPIGFNYTRHALFSGDIGGVSIGVLLLCLGSVPWFTGLNWLKQNLTSTVIESFGHRLVIKYQLLGWTYWQQSQPHTDIADIYAVPLAREEETVMVNFKSRALALAHNLNNQDSQRLTQALQQWIDRYG; translated from the coding sequence ATGCTAACGGCCGGGCAAGTCATCCAGGAAAGATATCAACTGCGGCAGCAGTTGAGGGCGCAACCGACTCGACAAACATGGTTAGCGACAGATCATCGGGCCACTCCTAAACCCACGTCAGTCATTATCAAGTTCCTGGCCTTTGGGCGAGGGATGGCATGGGATGAAATGAAACTTTTTGAACGAGAAGTTCAGGTTCTCCAGCAGTTGGATCATCCCCAAATCCCTCAATATATCGATTCGTTTCACATCCAAACCCCCGAACCTTGGTTAGGCTTGATTGAAGAATATATTTTAGGAAACAACTTACAAACGTTGATTGACCAAGGGCAAAGGTTTTCAGAGTCAGATATTTACGATTTAGCCACTCAAATTTTAGAGATTTTCATCTACCTGCATGAGCAGAATCCCCCCATCCTCCATCGAGATATCAAACCTAGTAATCTGATCCTAGCGCCAAGCCAAACCGTCTTTCTGGTGGACTTTGGGGCAGTTCAAAATCAATTACCCCAAGCGGGGTGCTCATTTACGGTTGTGGGGACCTATGGCTATACCCCTATAGAGCAGTTTGGTGGCCAAGCCGTCCCCGCCTCGGACTTATATAGCTTGGGAGCGACATTACTTCACCTATTAACGGGACTGGCTCCAGCCGAATTAGCTCAGTCTGATATGCGATTACAATTTCGCGATGGCCACAGACCGGCCTTCGGCCATCGCCTCACTCTCACAAACCACCTTGCTTCATGGCTGGAAAAGATGACCGCTCCTGCCCTAGCCGATCGTTTTAAGTCAGCAAGAGCGGCAGTATTGGCATTGACCCCTCTGAGTGCTCGAAAAATAGTCCCGGTTCCTGCTGAAGGACCTAGCACTCATCGGCTCCAAATTGATACTGATCCCGAGCATTTACAAGTACAGATCCACCCCATTTGGTCCTCACCCTTACCTAGATTGAAGGATCTTGCAGGGATGACATTTTTGACGCTTTTGGGACCTTTAGCTATCGTTGTTCTGGCCCTGTTGCCCATTGGCTTCAACTATACTCGCCACGCCCTTTTTTCAGGAGATATAGGAGGCGTTAGCATTGGGGTGCTGTTGCTCTGCCTAGGCAGTGTCCCTTGGTTTACAGGCCTCAATTGGCTAAAGCAGAACTTGACGAGCACCGTAATCGAAAGTTTTGGTCACCGATTAGTCATCAAATATCAGCTTTTGGGGTGGACCTATTGGCAACAGTCTCAACCCCACACAGACATTGCTGATATCTATGCGGTACCTCTAGCGAGAGAAGAAGAAACGGTCATGGTCAATTTCAAAAGTCGAGCTTTGGCTCTGGCCCATAACTTGAATAACCAGGACAGCCAACGATTGACCCAAGCGTTGCAACAGTGGATTGATCGCTATGGATAA
- a CDS encoding SDR family oxidoreductase, which produces MATYLVTGANRGIGLEYCRQLQQQGETVIAACRNSSPELEALGIQVETQVDITSDTSVADLVQRLAGQLLDGLINNAGIINRVTLEALDIESIRLQYEVNAIGPLRLTHALLPNLQSGSKVILMTSRMGSIGDNTSGSSYGYRMSKVALCMAGKSLSHDLKPKGIAVAILHPGLVQTQMTRFNPQGIPPEQSVKGLLARIDQLNLENTGTFWHANGEVLPW; this is translated from the coding sequence ATGGCGACTTATTTAGTGACAGGTGCCAATCGCGGTATTGGCTTAGAGTATTGCCGACAACTTCAGCAGCAGGGTGAAACGGTGATTGCAGCTTGCCGCAACTCATCCCCTGAGTTAGAAGCCCTGGGCATTCAGGTAGAGACCCAAGTGGATATCACCTCAGACACCTCTGTGGCGGATCTCGTTCAACGCTTGGCAGGGCAGCTCCTGGATGGACTAATCAATAATGCTGGGATTATAAATCGAGTTACTTTAGAGGCACTCGATATTGAGAGTATTCGCCTCCAGTATGAAGTGAATGCCATTGGTCCCTTACGTCTGACCCATGCCCTATTGCCCAACCTCCAATCGGGCTCCAAGGTGATTCTAATGACAAGCCGGATGGGCTCGATTGGTGACAATACCTCCGGTAGCTCCTATGGCTATCGCATGTCTAAAGTGGCCCTTTGTATGGCGGGGAAATCTCTATCCCATGATCTCAAGCCGAAAGGGATAGCCGTAGCAATTCTACATCCTGGCTTAGTTCAGACGCAGATGACCCGCTTTAATCCCCAAGGAATTCCCCCTGAACAGTCTGTAAAAGGATTATTGGCTCGAATCGATCAGTTGAACCTGGAAAACACGGGTACTTTCTGGCATGCCAATGGAGAGGTCTTGCCTTGGTAA
- a CDS encoding DUF3565 domain-containing protein, translated as MGIVKFQIDLQFDCGLEPREEQLLRTIVGFHQDQESHWVADLDCGHAQHTRHDPPFFPCPWVMTAAGRRSRIGTELDCGWCDGKTIPDGYASYKQTPVFTAETIPSGLRQQHATKRGVWGLIHVVKGTLIYRIHHPFHTEETLDPQTQGIVLPEVQHDVQPSKDARFYVEFWRRQEE; from the coding sequence ATGGGGATAGTCAAATTTCAGATTGATCTACAGTTTGATTGTGGTCTGGAACCGAGGGAAGAACAGTTGCTGCGAACAATCGTTGGCTTTCATCAAGATCAAGAATCCCATTGGGTGGCAGACCTAGATTGTGGCCATGCCCAACATACCCGTCATGATCCACCTTTCTTTCCCTGTCCTTGGGTGATGACGGCTGCTGGTCGAAGGTCTCGGATTGGGACTGAATTGGACTGTGGATGGTGCGATGGCAAAACAATACCTGATGGCTATGCTTCTTACAAACAAACTCCAGTCTTTACTGCCGAAACGATTCCCTCTGGATTACGCCAGCAACATGCGACCAAAAGAGGGGTTTGGGGCCTAATCCATGTTGTGAAAGGGACACTGATCTACCGAATTCACCACCCCTTTCATACTGAAGAAACCTTAGACCCTCAGACCCAAGGGATCGTCCTTCCCGAAGTCCAACACGATGTTCAACCCAGTAAAGATGCAAGGTTTTATGTTGAATTTTGGCGACGACAAGAGGAGTAG
- a CDS encoding NAD(P)/FAD-dependent oxidoreductase, producing MSSLPKADVVIVGGGPGGTATAIHCAQKGLQVTLLEQAEFPRSHPGETLHPGIEPLLKKLGVAEQVLSAGFLRHPGHYIEWQGEREFQAFGEDEQGPWLGFQAMRSQFDSLLLEQAQTLGVQILQPCRALEPIVNQGQVKGLNTTLGSIDAAFVVDAAGSCQWLARKLGIRTTPYSPPLKAYYGYATGECPERDQAPLIASDAEGWTWIAKVEHQRYQWTRLSFDSQPDAHWHPEDLADLFPEGKARAVDVTWRLVNPAAGPGYFLVGDAAAVLDPASSHGVLKAMTSGMMAAHLIVQSFQQGEQLQPSPASRYCAWLRTNFYHDLIHLQGFYAPILSALSSSPTLQSTSF from the coding sequence TTGTCATCACTGCCTAAAGCCGATGTCGTCATAGTGGGTGGAGGGCCTGGCGGCACAGCGACAGCGATTCACTGTGCCCAAAAAGGTCTTCAGGTAACCCTCCTGGAACAAGCGGAGTTTCCCCGTTCCCATCCTGGCGAAACTTTACATCCAGGCATCGAACCTCTACTCAAGAAGCTGGGTGTCGCAGAGCAGGTGCTGAGCGCAGGCTTTTTGCGCCATCCAGGCCACTATATCGAGTGGCAAGGAGAACGGGAATTTCAGGCTTTTGGTGAAGATGAGCAGGGACCGTGGTTGGGGTTTCAGGCGATGCGATCGCAGTTTGATTCCCTTCTACTAGAACAGGCCCAAACGCTAGGAGTTCAGATTCTGCAACCCTGTCGAGCATTAGAACCGATTGTGAACCAGGGACAGGTGAAAGGCCTCAATACCACATTAGGTTCTATAGACGCCGCTTTTGTAGTGGATGCTGCCGGCAGTTGCCAATGGTTAGCTCGAAAACTGGGGATTAGAACCACACCTTATTCTCCTCCCCTAAAAGCCTATTACGGCTATGCGACAGGAGAATGCCCAGAGCGGGACCAAGCCCCTTTAATCGCCTCTGATGCTGAGGGATGGACCTGGATTGCAAAGGTGGAACACCAACGCTATCAATGGACTCGATTGTCCTTTGATAGTCAACCCGATGCCCATTGGCATCCTGAAGATTTAGCCGATCTCTTTCCGGAAGGCAAAGCGCGAGCCGTAGACGTTACCTGGCGACTCGTAAACCCCGCTGCGGGTCCCGGTTACTTTTTGGTGGGGGATGCCGCTGCAGTCTTAGACCCGGCTTCCTCCCATGGCGTTCTCAAAGCGATGACCTCCGGCATGATGGCAGCTCATCTCATTGTGCAAAGTTTCCAACAAGGTGAACAGCTTCAACCGTCGCCAGCCAGCCGCTATTGTGCATGGCTGCGAACCAATTTTTACCATGACCTGATCCATTTACAAGGATTTTACGCACCCATCCTATCCGCTCTCTCTTCTTCACCCACCTTACAATCGACATCTTTTTAA
- the yidD gene encoding membrane protein insertion efficiency factor YidD: MNRGIISRSAAVIVPVAQAAERLHLSHLLRWIALMGVRDYQRYLSPYKGFSCAHRRFYGGISCSEYFRRSVQDDGLAGTIPRFQKRLRACKGASRILNASLPKSQKRRKKQESCGDCGAGWCDSACIPLDICDVFELCDLDCDVLGGLDGCGDCGGCDCG; this comes from the coding sequence GTGAATAGAGGAATCATATCCCGTTCTGCTGCTGTGATTGTTCCAGTTGCTCAGGCAGCAGAACGCCTTCACCTCAGTCATTTATTGCGATGGATAGCGCTGATGGGCGTACGCGACTACCAACGCTACCTATCTCCCTACAAAGGATTCTCTTGTGCTCACAGACGGTTCTATGGGGGAATATCTTGCTCAGAATACTTTCGACGCTCAGTCCAGGATGATGGGCTAGCTGGTACGATACCTCGCTTTCAAAAGCGGTTGCGAGCCTGCAAAGGTGCGAGCCGCATCTTAAACGCAAGTTTGCCTAAATCTCAGAAACGTCGAAAGAAGCAAGAGTCCTGTGGGGATTGTGGTGCAGGATGGTGTGATAGTGCCTGCATTCCCCTAGATATTTGTGACGTATTTGAACTCTGCGATCTAGATTGTGATGTATTAGGCGGTTTAGATGGCTGTGGGGATTGCGGTGGATGTGACTGTGGCTAG
- a CDS encoding DUF2854 domain-containing protein: MLRRTSVATIGLVIGTILSVLGMAGYINNETTLNVITFFVGVPVLVGALALKAAELEPISFKEEPSSEMLALREAQATPTLNQVVQDVTRYRYGQTVHLDIALDRLGLKPSFVDECPVLVGLREDNTEGAYTLVLEFETPYVPFENWKKKEDRFASFFGPGINALVEEPSKDRVDISLIVKAA, translated from the coding sequence ATGCTGCGCCGGACTTCAGTCGCAACCATTGGCTTAGTTATTGGAACCATTCTCTCTGTCTTGGGAATGGCTGGGTACATCAATAATGAAACGACCCTGAATGTGATCACATTCTTTGTGGGTGTACCTGTGTTGGTGGGCGCTTTGGCCTTAAAAGCGGCTGAACTTGAGCCTATTTCTTTTAAAGAAGAGCCTTCTAGTGAAATGTTGGCTTTACGGGAAGCTCAAGCCACACCAACTTTAAATCAAGTGGTTCAGGATGTTACTCGCTATCGCTATGGACAAACTGTGCACTTGGATATTGCCCTAGACCGCTTGGGGCTCAAACCCAGTTTTGTTGATGAATGTCCCGTTTTGGTGGGGCTACGCGAAGATAATACTGAGGGCGCATATACTTTAGTCCTGGAATTTGAAACGCCCTACGTCCCGTTTGAAAACTGGAAAAAGAAAGAAGACCGATTTGCGAGCTTCTTCGGCCCTGGGATTAATGCTTTAGTCGAAGAGCCTAGTAAAGATCGTGTGGATATTTCGTTAATTGTTAAGGCTGCTTAA
- a CDS encoding YajQ family cyclic di-GMP-binding protein, with translation MAATCSFDIVSEFEWQELVNAIDQANREIKARYDLKDTKTEIKLDPTEITISTDSEFTLDAVHNVLQTKAVKRKLSLKIFDYGTIESASGNRVRQAIKLQKGIDVELAKKISKLIRTDYKKVQASIQGEVVRVSSKSKDDLQQVMQNLKQEDWPVALQFTNYR, from the coding sequence ATGGCTGCAACTTGTTCTTTTGATATTGTTAGTGAATTTGAATGGCAGGAATTGGTCAATGCGATTGATCAAGCCAATCGAGAAATTAAGGCTCGCTACGATCTGAAAGATACTAAAACGGAGATCAAGCTAGATCCAACTGAAATCACGATCAGTACGGATAGCGAATTTACCCTGGATGCGGTTCATAATGTTCTGCAAACTAAAGCAGTTAAACGCAAGCTTTCCCTGAAGATTTTTGACTATGGCACCATCGAATCAGCCAGCGGCAACCGGGTGCGACAGGCCATTAAGCTCCAAAAGGGTATTGATGTCGAATTGGCGAAAAAAATTTCCAAACTGATTCGCACGGACTACAAAAAAGTTCAAGCCAGTATCCAGGGAGAGGTTGTCCGGGTATCCTCCAAATCGAAGGATGACTTACAGCAAGTCATGCAAAATCTAAAACAAGAAGATTGGCCAGTTGCCCTGCAGTTTACAAATTACCGTTAA
- a CDS encoding NAD-dependent succinate-semialdehyde dehydrogenase → MGIATVNPTTLETLQSFSALSPETIQLKLAQSESAFQSYRHTSFDDRRQWLLRAADMLENPDKSQQYAALMTLEMGKPIQEALGEVKKCAWVCRYYAEQAPLFLASQTIETDAQESWVCYQPLGIILAVMPWNFPFWQVFRFAAPALMAGNVGILKHASNVPQCALAIEQILVEAGFPEGVFQTLLISAQQVEMVVKDDRVKAATLTGSEPAGASLAAIAGSQIKKTVLELGGSDPFIVLASADVDAAVTTAVKARMLNTGQSCIAAKRFIVADAIADQFQEKFVAAFSKLTLGDPMSPQTDVGPLATTSILEELEQQVQIAVAHGAQVLLGGQRPDLPGNFYQPTILSDITKDNPIYSQECFGPVALVFRVTDMEAAITLANDSPFGLGASAWTTDPQEQDLLIKHLDAGAVFINGMVKSDPRLPFGGIKRSGYGRELGIQGIHEFVNIKTVWVK, encoded by the coding sequence ATGGGCATCGCAACAGTTAATCCGACAACCTTAGAAACACTTCAATCTTTCTCAGCTCTTTCTCCTGAAACCATTCAATTAAAGTTAGCGCAATCTGAATCGGCATTCCAGTCCTATCGGCATACCAGCTTTGACGATAGACGCCAGTGGTTATTACGAGCTGCTGATATGTTGGAAAATCCTGACAAAAGTCAGCAATATGCTGCCCTAATGACCTTAGAAATGGGCAAACCGATTCAAGAAGCCCTGGGGGAAGTGAAAAAATGCGCTTGGGTCTGTCGATACTATGCAGAACAAGCCCCCCTATTTCTGGCTAGCCAGACCATAGAAACGGATGCCCAAGAGTCTTGGGTCTGTTATCAACCCCTGGGAATTATATTGGCGGTTATGCCATGGAATTTTCCCTTTTGGCAGGTCTTCCGGTTTGCTGCTCCAGCTCTGATGGCCGGAAATGTAGGCATCCTGAAACATGCCTCCAATGTCCCTCAATGTGCTTTAGCCATTGAACAAATCCTAGTAGAGGCAGGGTTTCCAGAAGGCGTATTCCAAACTTTATTAATCTCTGCACAGCAAGTAGAAATGGTGGTTAAAGATGATCGGGTAAAAGCAGCAACCCTGACGGGGAGTGAACCTGCAGGAGCTAGTTTAGCGGCGATCGCAGGGAGTCAGATCAAAAAAACAGTCCTAGAACTGGGAGGCAGTGATCCCTTCATCGTCTTAGCTAGCGCTGATGTAGACGCAGCAGTTACCACGGCAGTGAAAGCGCGGATGTTGAATACAGGACAGTCCTGTATTGCAGCAAAACGATTTATTGTGGCAGATGCGATCGCAGATCAGTTTCAAGAAAAATTTGTTGCCGCATTTAGCAAGCTAACTCTAGGCGATCCCATGAGTCCCCAAACCGATGTCGGCCCCTTGGCGACCACAAGTATTCTTGAAGAACTAGAACAGCAAGTCCAAATTGCCGTTGCTCACGGTGCTCAAGTACTGCTTGGTGGCCAGCGGCCAGACTTACCTGGAAATTTTTACCAACCCACAATTCTGTCAGACATCACCAAAGACAACCCAATTTACTCGCAGGAATGCTTTGGTCCAGTGGCTCTAGTCTTTCGAGTTACTGATATGGAAGCCGCCATTACCCTAGCCAACGATAGCCCCTTTGGATTAGGGGCCAGTGCCTGGACCACAGATCCACAAGAGCAAGACCTCCTGATCAAGCACTTAGATGCAGGCGCTGTCTTTATCAACGGTATGGTCAAGTCTGATCCCCGCCTTCCCTTTGGCGGCATCAAACGCTCTGGCTATGGCCGAGAATTAGGCATTCAAGGCATTCATGAATTCGTTAACATCAAAACCGTATGGGTGAAGTGA
- a CDS encoding acetolactate synthase large subunit, translating to MNTAELLVKCLENEGVEYIFGLPGEENLQVLEALRNSSIQFITTRHEQGAAFMADVYGRLTGRAGVCLSTLGPGATNLMTGVADANLDGAPLVAITGQVGTDRMHIESHQYLDLVAMFNPVTKWSSQIVRPSNTPEIVRRAFKRAQAEKPGAVHIDLPENIAAMPAEGMPLQQDSLIRSFASPRNLEQAAEMISQATNPLILVGNGAIRAKASEALTQFATELNIPVANTFMGKGVIRYTHPLALWTVGLQQRDYISCGFDRTDLVIAVGYDLIEFSPKKWNPDGTIPIVHVGAEPAEIDSSYIPKTEVVGDISDSLIEILRRADRHSKPDPYGVELRPQIRADYEEYASDEHFPLRPQKLIYDLRAVLASEDIVISDVGAHKMWMARHYHCDRPNTCLISNGFAAMGIAIPGALAAKLVYPDRHIVAVTGDGGFMINMQELETALRLGVAFTTIIFNDGGYGLIEWKQQQYYGEASFIKFGNPDFVRLAESMGLKGYRVESSADFMPCLKSALAQDVPTIVDCPIDYKENLMFSQKSGEIACIN from the coding sequence ATGAATACAGCAGAATTGTTGGTCAAATGTCTGGAAAACGAAGGTGTTGAGTATATTTTTGGGTTGCCGGGAGAGGAAAACCTCCAAGTCCTAGAAGCCCTGCGAAACTCCTCTATCCAATTCATCACCACCCGCCATGAGCAGGGGGCTGCTTTTATGGCCGATGTATACGGTCGATTAACCGGGAGAGCAGGGGTTTGCCTATCAACCCTAGGCCCAGGGGCCACCAACCTAATGACTGGCGTTGCAGATGCCAACTTAGATGGAGCGCCCTTAGTTGCAATTACCGGACAAGTCGGCACCGATCGGATGCATATCGAGTCCCACCAGTATTTAGATTTGGTGGCTATGTTTAATCCGGTTACCAAATGGAGCTCTCAAATTGTTCGTCCCAGCAATACCCCAGAAATTGTGCGGCGCGCCTTCAAACGAGCCCAGGCAGAAAAGCCCGGAGCCGTTCATATTGATTTACCAGAAAACATTGCCGCCATGCCCGCTGAAGGCATGCCACTGCAGCAAGATAGCCTGATACGCAGCTTTGCCTCACCCCGCAATCTAGAGCAGGCAGCAGAAATGATTTCTCAGGCCACTAATCCTTTGATCTTAGTGGGCAATGGGGCGATTAGAGCCAAGGCTAGCGAGGCTCTCACCCAATTTGCAACCGAATTGAATATTCCCGTGGCCAATACTTTTATGGGCAAAGGGGTCATTCGCTATACCCATCCCTTAGCCTTATGGACGGTAGGATTACAACAGCGAGACTATATTAGCTGTGGCTTTGATCGGACGGATCTCGTCATTGCCGTGGGCTATGACTTAATCGAGTTTTCTCCTAAAAAGTGGAATCCTGACGGCACCATTCCCATTGTGCATGTGGGGGCAGAGCCCGCTGAAATCGACAGTAGCTATATCCCTAAGACTGAAGTAGTAGGAGATATCTCTGATTCCCTAATCGAAATTCTCCGACGGGCTGATCGCCATAGCAAACCGGATCCCTATGGGGTCGAGCTTAGACCACAAATCCGAGCAGACTATGAGGAGTATGCCAGCGATGAACACTTCCCCCTACGCCCGCAAAAACTGATTTATGACCTCCGAGCAGTTCTCGCCTCCGAAGATATTGTGATCTCTGATGTCGGCGCTCACAAAATGTGGATGGCCCGTCATTACCATTGTGATCGGCCTAATACCTGTTTAATTTCTAATGGGTTCGCCGCCATGGGGATTGCTATTCCTGGTGCATTAGCAGCCAAATTAGTCTATCCAGATCGCCATATTGTGGCTGTGACCGGCGATGGTGGCTTCATGATCAATATGCAGGAATTGGAAACAGCATTACGTCTCGGTGTTGCTTTCACCACAATCATTTTCAATGATGGCGGGTATGGTTTGATTGAGTGGAAACAACAACAATATTACGGAGAAGCTTCTTTTATTAAGTTTGGCAATCCTGATTTTGTACGGCTTGCAGAAAGCATGGGACTCAAAGGTTATCGAGTAGAATCTAGTGCTGATTTTATGCCTTGTCTAAAGTCTGCATTGGCCCAAGACGTGCCAACAATTGTGGATTGTCCAATTGACTACAAAGAGAATTTAATGTTTAGTCAAAAATCAGGTGAGATTGCTTGTATTAACTAA
- a CDS encoding GuaB3 family IMP dehydrogenase-related protein — translation MDIQIGRGKTARRAYGIDEIALSPGQRTLDPQLADTQWQIGGIQREIPILASAMDGVVDVKMAVRLSELGALGVLNLEGIQTRYSDPEPILDKIAGVDVNGFVPLMQELYAEPIKPELIRERITQIKSQGGIAAVSATPVGASRFGQAVVEAGADLFFIQATVVSTDHVSPESVTPLDLAKFCQELPIPVVMGNCVTYEVTKSLMQAGAAAVLVGIGPGAACTTRGVLGVGVPQATAISDCAAARDDHFRETNQYIPIIADGGLITGGDVCKCIACGADAIMMGSPIARATEAPGRGFHWGMATPSPVLPRGTRIRVGTTGTLEQILRGPAQLDDGTHNFLGSLQTSMGTLGAKDIKQMQQVEVVVAPSLLTEGKVYQAAQKLGMGK, via the coding sequence GTGGATATTCAAATTGGCCGTGGCAAAACGGCACGTAGAGCATATGGAATTGACGAAATTGCCCTTTCACCAGGACAACGAACCCTAGATCCACAACTGGCAGATACCCAGTGGCAAATCGGTGGTATTCAGCGGGAGATCCCCATTCTAGCGAGTGCGATGGATGGGGTCGTGGACGTCAAAATGGCAGTTCGTCTGTCAGAGTTAGGCGCTCTAGGTGTATTGAATCTGGAAGGAATTCAAACCCGTTACAGCGATCCAGAGCCCATTCTGGACAAAATTGCTGGGGTTGATGTGAATGGCTTTGTGCCACTCATGCAAGAACTCTACGCAGAACCCATCAAACCTGAACTAATTCGTGAGCGGATCACCCAGATCAAGTCTCAAGGAGGCATTGCAGCGGTGAGTGCAACCCCTGTAGGGGCCAGTCGATTTGGGCAAGCTGTGGTCGAAGCAGGTGCAGATTTATTTTTTATCCAAGCAACGGTCGTTTCCACTGATCACGTATCTCCAGAAAGTGTTACCCCCCTTGATCTGGCTAAGTTTTGCCAAGAGTTGCCGATACCTGTGGTCATGGGAAATTGTGTAACCTACGAAGTCACTAAAAGCTTGATGCAGGCAGGTGCTGCAGCCGTCTTGGTGGGTATTGGTCCTGGTGCAGCTTGTACAACCCGAGGCGTATTGGGAGTGGGGGTTCCTCAAGCAACTGCAATCTCAGATTGTGCTGCCGCTCGGGATGACCATTTTCGCGAGACCAACCAATATATTCCGATCATTGCGGATGGGGGCCTGATTACTGGCGGTGACGTTTGCAAATGTATTGCCTGTGGTGCCGATGCGATTATGATGGGCTCACCCATTGCGAGAGCCACAGAAGCACCCGGGCGAGGATTCCACTGGGGGATGGCAACACCTAGTCCTGTGTTGCCCCGAGGGACACGGATTCGGGTCGGGACAACCGGTACCCTAGAGCAAATCTTGCGGGGACCGGCCCAATTGGATGATGGCACCCATAACTTCCTTGGATCCTTGCAAACCAGCATGGGTACCTTAGGCGCCAAAGACATTAAACAGATGCAGCAAGTGGAGGTGGTGGTTGCCCCATCTCTGCTGACAGAAGGGAAGGTCTATCAGGCTGCCCAAAAACTAGGTATGGGTAAATAA
- the trxA gene encoding thioredoxin, which translates to MSSAAPVTDATFKEEVIESDVPVLVDFWAPWCGPCRMVAPVVDEISEQYKGQVKVVKINTDENPNVASQYGIRSIPTLMVFKGGQRVDMVVGAVPKTTLASTLDKYL; encoded by the coding sequence ATGTCATCAGCTGCCCCAGTCACAGATGCCACATTCAAAGAAGAAGTCATTGAAAGTGACGTTCCTGTTCTAGTTGATTTTTGGGCACCTTGGTGCGGACCTTGTCGAATGGTTGCTCCCGTCGTTGATGAAATCTCTGAGCAATATAAAGGTCAAGTCAAGGTTGTAAAAATCAACACGGATGAAAATCCTAATGTTGCGAGTCAGTATGGGATTCGTAGTATTCCTACCCTCATGGTCTTTAAGGGAGGACAGCGGGTCGATATGGTTGTCGGAGCTGTTCCCAAAACAACTTTGGCCAGTACCTTAGATAAGTATCTCTAG